The Halogeometricum rufum genome has a segment encoding these proteins:
- a CDS encoding 50S ribosomal protein L18e, whose amino-acid sequence MSKTNPRLNSLIAELKAVSRESGANVWQDVADRLEKPRRTHAEVNLGRIERYAQEDETVIVPGKVLGSGVLEKNVTVAAVDFSSSARKKIEQVGDTVTLEQIAEQNPDGSNVRVIR is encoded by the coding sequence ATGAGTAAGACTAACCCGAGACTCAACAGTCTCATCGCCGAGCTGAAGGCGGTTTCTCGTGAGTCTGGCGCCAACGTGTGGCAGGACGTCGCGGACCGTCTCGAAAAGCCCCGGCGCACCCACGCAGAAGTCAACCTCGGCCGTATCGAACGATACGCCCAGGAAGACGAAACCGTAATCGTCCCCGGCAAGGTGCTGGGCAGCGGTGTGCTGGAGAAGAACGTTACCGTCGCAGCGGTCGACTTCTCGTCGTCCGCTCGCAAGAAGATAGAACAGGTGGGAGACACAGTGACTCTCGAACAGATAGCGGAACAGAACCCCGACGGGTCCAACGTACGGGTGATTCGATGA
- a CDS encoding 30S ribosomal protein S4, translating into MATGKNTKFYETPNHPFQGERIAQEADLLGRYGLKNKEELWRAQSELRSYRREARRLIGEAQGDMELAEQFGAEFLDRLRRYGILSEDDDISQVLGLDVTDILERRLQTVAYRKGLGHTPDQSRQFIVHGHVVVDGARVTRPSKTVEVSEEGLVEFDEGSPLSDELHPERAEGQE; encoded by the coding sequence ATGGCGACTGGTAAGAACACCAAGTTCTACGAGACGCCGAACCACCCGTTCCAGGGCGAGCGCATCGCGCAGGAGGCCGACCTCCTCGGGCGCTACGGCCTGAAGAACAAAGAGGAACTCTGGCGTGCCCAGTCCGAACTGCGCAGCTACCGCCGCGAGGCCCGACGCCTCATCGGCGAAGCGCAGGGCGACATGGAACTCGCCGAGCAGTTCGGCGCGGAGTTCCTCGACCGTCTCCGCCGCTACGGCATCCTCTCCGAGGACGACGACATCAGTCAGGTGCTCGGTCTCGACGTGACCGACATCCTCGAGCGTCGTCTGCAGACGGTCGCCTACCGCAAAGGGCTCGGCCACACGCCGGACCAGTCGCGTCAGTTCATCGTCCACGGCCACGTGGTCGTCGACGGTGCCCGCGTCACGCGTCCGTCGAAGACGGTCGAAGTCTCCGAGGAGGGCCTCGTCGAGTTCGACGAAGGGAGTCCGCTCTCGGACGAACTGCACCCCGAGCGAGCAGAGGGACAGGAGTAA
- a CDS encoding thioredoxin family protein, with protein MSADTPSDAAPNRPVSVETEAELDELVRENDLVLVEFYTEGCGICRSIEPVLGNVARAHEDLTVVLVNPRDDPPLIDRFNVRSVPMLVLFEDGERVGTLAEGFQGGSAIDDFVAETRSDAP; from the coding sequence ATGAGTGCCGACACGCCCTCGGACGCCGCGCCCAACAGACCGGTCTCCGTCGAGACGGAGGCGGAACTGGACGAACTCGTCCGCGAGAACGACCTCGTCCTGGTCGAGTTCTACACGGAGGGCTGCGGTATCTGCCGGAGCATCGAACCCGTCCTCGGTAACGTCGCCCGCGCGCACGAGGACCTGACCGTCGTCCTCGTCAACCCGCGCGACGACCCGCCGCTGATAGACCGGTTCAACGTCCGCAGCGTCCCGATGCTCGTCCTCTTCGAGGACGGGGAACGCGTCGGAACGCTCGCCGAGGGGTTCCAGGGCGGGTCCGCGATAGACGACTTCGTCGCCGAGACGCGGTCGGACGCGCCGTAA
- a CDS encoding zinc-dependent metalloprotease, translating into MDIFRSVHAVATASGDGQGTGAIDWDAVADAAKNVTDPGDLTLSAEDREGYATDVRDARRRLKSVGDVEFDLPEAVEVQNRHHWIDANIRTFERVMRPIEKRGRVPLPGVTRVVNTGTMAFMLSFLGKNVLGQYDPLLLAESDDDHGLYFVHPNIVEAADSLDVDFPRFRRWIAFHEVAHAAEFGAAPWLSGHLEHRMQDGLDALADGEFDREAFSDLDTAMTAVEGYAELLMDRAFDEEYADLRAKLDARRSGGGPVARLVRRLLGLGVKRRQYERGAEFFETVADERGVAAASVVWERPENLPTDEEIQNPWKWIARVNPESRL; encoded by the coding sequence ATGGATATCTTCCGTAGCGTCCACGCGGTCGCGACCGCTTCGGGCGACGGTCAGGGCACCGGCGCCATCGACTGGGACGCCGTCGCCGACGCCGCGAAGAACGTGACCGACCCCGGCGACCTCACCCTCTCCGCCGAGGACCGCGAGGGGTACGCGACGGACGTGCGCGACGCCCGCCGTCGCCTCAAGTCGGTAGGCGACGTGGAGTTCGACCTCCCCGAGGCCGTCGAGGTACAGAACCGTCACCACTGGATCGACGCGAACATCCGGACGTTCGAACGTGTCATGCGCCCCATCGAGAAGCGCGGGCGCGTCCCACTCCCGGGCGTCACGCGCGTCGTCAACACCGGCACCATGGCGTTCATGCTGTCGTTCCTCGGGAAGAACGTCCTCGGCCAGTACGACCCCCTCCTCCTCGCCGAGAGCGACGACGACCACGGCCTCTACTTCGTCCACCCGAACATCGTCGAGGCCGCCGACTCCCTCGACGTGGACTTCCCACGCTTCCGTCGGTGGATCGCCTTCCACGAAGTCGCCCACGCCGCCGAGTTCGGCGCCGCGCCGTGGCTCTCGGGACACCTCGAACACCGGATGCAGGACGGACTGGACGCCCTCGCCGACGGCGAGTTCGACCGCGAGGCGTTCTCCGACCTCGACACCGCGATGACGGCCGTCGAGGGCTACGCGGAACTGCTCATGGACCGCGCGTTCGACGAGGAGTACGCCGACCTCCGCGCGAAACTGGACGCCCGTCGGAGCGGTGGCGGCCCCGTCGCCCGCCTCGTCCGGCGTCTCCTCGGCCTCGGCGTCAAGCGCCGACAGTACGAACGCGGCGCGGAGTTCTTCGAGACGGTCGCCGACGAACGCGGCGTCGCCGCCGCGTCCGTGGTGTGGGAGCGACCGGAGAACCTCCCGACCGACGAGGAGATACAGAACCCCTGGAAGTGGATCGCGCGCGTGAATCCCGAGTCACGGCTGTAA
- a CDS encoding universal stress protein has translation MTASRDPSATDADHVSDRFSVSRILFATDGSPGAEAAAAHAVELADRTGAVLHVLAVVEGERVASFASEGMRRQVRTRAAVEGEEAAATAARRATAAGVHALTAVEEGDPAAVVAAFAADVDAEVVVVGTRGRTGDERFALGSVAEELLDRVASAVLAVPIDDDDAGAVTPSYRRLLLATDGEATTRRATAAALSLAAAYGADVDALSVVDERVGRTPDARASLDASARETVERVAMEGASVGLSVAPRVETGVPAARILDVADAGTDLVVVGARRPTDAETRPLGSVSRRVVRGSPVPVLVVRGETDGAAAKRGDE, from the coding sequence ATGACCGCCTCCCGCGACCCCTCGGCGACCGACGCCGACCACGTATCCGACCGGTTCTCCGTCTCCCGAATCCTCTTCGCCACGGACGGCAGTCCGGGCGCCGAGGCGGCCGCCGCGCACGCCGTCGAACTCGCCGACCGGACGGGCGCGGTGCTTCACGTCCTCGCCGTCGTCGAGGGCGAACGCGTCGCGTCGTTCGCCAGCGAGGGGATGCGCCGACAGGTGCGGACCCGCGCGGCGGTGGAGGGCGAGGAGGCGGCCGCCACGGCGGCGCGCCGGGCGACGGCGGCCGGCGTCCACGCACTCACCGCCGTCGAGGAGGGCGACCCCGCCGCCGTCGTCGCCGCCTTCGCGGCCGACGTGGACGCCGAGGTGGTCGTCGTCGGGACGCGGGGGCGGACGGGGGACGAGCGATTCGCTCTCGGGAGCGTCGCCGAGGAACTGCTCGACCGCGTCGCGTCGGCCGTCCTCGCCGTCCCCATCGACGACGACGACGCCGGTGCCGTCACGCCGTCGTACCGCCGACTCCTCCTCGCGACGGACGGCGAGGCGACGACGCGGCGAGCGACGGCGGCGGCCCTGTCGCTGGCGGCCGCCTACGGCGCCGACGTGGACGCCCTGTCGGTCGTGGACGAACGCGTCGGGCGGACGCCAGACGCGCGCGCCTCGCTGGACGCGTCGGCGCGCGAGACCGTCGAGCGGGTGGCGATGGAGGGAGCGAGCGTCGGCCTCTCGGTCGCCCCCCGCGTCGAGACGGGCGTCCCGGCGGCCCGCATTCTCGACGTCGCGGACGCGGGCACCGACCTCGTCGTGGTGGGTGCGCGGCGACCGACCGACGCCGAGACGCGCCCCCTCGGGAGCGTCTCGCGGCGCGTCGTCCGCGGGAGTCCGGTGCCGGTGCTGGTCGTGCGGGGCGAGACCGACGGCGCGGCGGCGAAGCGCGGCGACGAATAA
- the eno gene encoding phosphopyruvate hydratase, with amino-acid sequence MTLITDVRLRRVLDSRGNPTVEADVLTQSGGFGRAAAPSGASTGEYEAIELPPSEAIAAARRHAIPRLVDEVHAGNQREVDGALRAADGTDNFSEIGANSAVAISMAAAKAGADVLGAPLYQHLGGAFRGENFPVPLGNVVGGGEHAKEATHIQEFLAAPVGAPSVSEAVFANAAVHARVSEILDENGTPAAKGDEGAWAPPISDAEAFDVVDQAVSDVSDELGFEIGFGLDMAAAELYDEDEGGYVYGDDVKSTAEQVDYVADMVAEYDLVYVEDPLDEDDYEGFAELTDRVGEQTLICGDDLFVTNVERLQEGIDAGAGNSILIKPNQIGSLSDAFDAVELAVRNGYDAVISHRSGETEDTTIAHLAVATDAAFIKTGTVQGERTAKLNELIRIADDAV; translated from the coding sequence ATGACGCTCATCACCGACGTTAGACTTCGACGCGTCCTCGACTCCCGGGGCAACCCGACCGTCGAGGCGGACGTGCTCACTCAGTCCGGCGGGTTCGGCCGCGCGGCCGCCCCCAGCGGGGCGAGCACGGGCGAGTACGAAGCCATCGAACTGCCGCCGTCGGAGGCCATCGCGGCCGCCCGGCGCCACGCCATCCCGCGCCTCGTCGACGAGGTACACGCCGGGAACCAGCGCGAAGTGGACGGGGCGCTCCGCGCCGCGGACGGCACGGACAACTTCTCCGAAATCGGTGCCAACAGCGCAGTCGCCATCTCGATGGCGGCCGCCAAGGCCGGCGCAGACGTGCTCGGCGCACCCCTGTACCAGCATCTCGGCGGCGCGTTCCGCGGCGAGAACTTCCCGGTTCCGCTCGGCAACGTCGTCGGCGGCGGCGAACACGCCAAGGAGGCCACTCACATCCAGGAGTTCCTCGCCGCGCCCGTCGGCGCGCCGAGCGTCTCCGAGGCCGTCTTCGCCAACGCCGCGGTCCACGCGCGCGTGTCGGAGATTCTCGACGAGAACGGCACCCCCGCCGCGAAGGGCGACGAGGGTGCGTGGGCACCGCCCATCTCGGACGCCGAGGCGTTCGACGTCGTCGACCAGGCCGTCTCCGACGTGTCCGACGAACTCGGCTTCGAAATCGGGTTCGGCCTCGACATGGCGGCCGCCGAACTGTACGACGAGGACGAGGGCGGCTACGTCTACGGCGACGACGTGAAGTCCACCGCCGAACAGGTGGACTACGTCGCCGACATGGTCGCGGAGTACGACCTCGTCTACGTCGAGGACCCCCTCGACGAGGACGACTACGAGGGCTTCGCCGAGTTGACCGACCGCGTGGGTGAGCAGACGCTCATCTGCGGCGACGACCTGTTCGTCACGAACGTCGAACGCCTGCAGGAGGGCATCGACGCCGGCGCCGGCAACTCCATCCTCATCAAGCCGAACCAGATCGGCTCGCTCTCGGACGCGTTCGACGCGGTCGAACTCGCCGTCCGGAACGGGTACGACGCCGTCATCTCCCACCGGTCGGGCGAGACGGAGGACACCACCATCGCACACCTCGCCGTCGCGACCGACGCCGCCTTCATCAAGACGGGGACGGTCCAGGGCGAGCGAACCGCCAAGCTCAACGAACTCATCCGCATCGCGGACGACGCAGTATGA
- the rpsB gene encoding 30S ribosomal protein S2, giving the protein MTDNDNEAVEVVEDDVAEAEAAGDDSETTAAETTEEEVAEATADAADEAAADEADAEEEDAEPTFDEDVMPDEEADLLIPVEDYLSAGVHIGTQQKTKDMERFIHRVRDDGLYVLDVSQTDSRIRTAADFLSGYDPEQILVTSSRQYGRFPAKKFADAVGARARTGRFIPGTLTNPDYAGYIEPDVVVVTDPIGDSQAVKEAITVGIPVIAMCDSNNQLSNVDLVVPTNNKGRRALSVVYWLLANETLDRRGTDQVYALEDFEAEV; this is encoded by the coding sequence ATGACAGACAACGATAACGAAGCGGTCGAAGTCGTCGAAGACGACGTCGCAGAGGCCGAAGCGGCCGGCGACGACTCCGAGACGACGGCGGCCGAGACGACGGAAGAAGAAGTCGCCGAGGCCACCGCCGACGCCGCCGACGAGGCGGCCGCGGACGAGGCCGACGCCGAAGAAGAGGACGCAGAACCGACGTTCGACGAGGACGTCATGCCGGACGAGGAGGCCGACCTCCTCATCCCGGTCGAGGACTACCTCTCCGCTGGCGTCCACATCGGGACCCAGCAGAAGACCAAGGACATGGAGCGGTTCATCCACCGCGTCCGTGACGACGGTCTGTACGTCCTCGACGTGAGCCAGACGGACTCGCGCATCCGCACGGCCGCGGACTTCCTGTCGGGGTACGACCCCGAACAGATTCTGGTCACGAGTTCGCGCCAGTACGGCCGGTTCCCGGCGAAGAAGTTCGCCGACGCCGTCGGCGCGCGCGCCCGGACCGGTCGCTTCATCCCCGGGACGCTGACGAACCCCGACTACGCGGGCTACATCGAACCCGACGTCGTGGTCGTCACCGACCCCATCGGCGACTCCCAGGCCGTCAAGGAGGCCATCACGGTCGGCATCCCGGTTATCGCGATGTGCGACTCGAACAACCAGCTCTCGAACGTGGACCTCGTCGTGCCGACGAACAACAAGGGTCGTCGCGCACTGTCGGTCGTCTACTGGCTCCTCGCCAACGAGACGCTCGACCGCCGCGGCACCGACCAGGTGTACGCACTCGAAGACTTCGAGGCCGAAGTCTAA
- a CDS encoding 30S ribosomal protein S9 has translation MVTNTSGKKKTAIARATVRDGEGRVRINSRPVELTEPEMARLKMLEPFRIAGEDLRSQVDIDVSVSGGGFAGQADATRTAIARGLVQHLNDAELRDAYMDFDRSLLVNDVRQSEAKKWGGPGARARYQKSYR, from the coding sequence ATGGTAACGAACACCTCAGGGAAGAAGAAGACCGCCATCGCTCGCGCCACCGTGCGCGACGGTGAGGGTCGCGTCCGTATCAACTCCCGGCCAGTCGAACTGACCGAACCGGAGATGGCCCGCCTGAAGATGCTGGAGCCGTTCCGCATCGCCGGCGAGGACCTCCGTTCGCAGGTCGACATCGACGTCAGCGTCTCCGGTGGCGGCTTCGCCGGCCAGGCAGACGCGACGCGAACCGCCATCGCGCGCGGGCTGGTGCAGCATCTCAACGACGCCGAACTCCGCGACGCCTACATGGACTTCGACCGCTCGTTGCTCGTCAACGACGTTCGTCAGTCCGAGGCCAAGAAGTGGGGCGGACCGGGCGCCCGAGCACGCTACCAGAAGTCCTACCGCTGA
- a CDS encoding DNA-directed RNA polymerase subunit K, giving the protein MMHQRYNRYEKARILGARALQVSYGAPVLLDTDQSEPILIAAEEYDAGVLPFTVKREGKK; this is encoded by the coding sequence ATAATGCACCAGCGCTACAACCGATACGAGAAGGCACGCATCCTCGGCGCGCGAGCGCTGCAGGTGTCGTACGGCGCGCCGGTCCTGCTCGACACGGACCAGAGCGAGCCCATCCTCATCGCGGCCGAGGAGTACGACGCAGGTGTGCTGCCGTTCACGGTCAAACGAGAGGGTAAAAAATGA
- a CDS encoding DNA-directed RNA polymerase subunit N, producing MMIPVRCFTCGNVVGEHWDEFKARARDGDEDPAKVLDELGVERHCCRRMMVSHKDLVDVVAPYQ from the coding sequence ATGATGATTCCCGTCCGGTGTTTCACGTGCGGCAACGTCGTCGGTGAACACTGGGACGAGTTCAAAGCGCGCGCCCGCGACGGTGACGAGGACCCGGCGAAGGTCCTCGACGAGCTCGGCGTCGAGCGTCACTGCTGCCGGCGCATGATGGTCTCGCACAAGGACCTCGTGGACGTCGTCGCCCCCTACCAATAA
- a CDS encoding DNA-directed RNA polymerase subunit D gives MAEDFEVEFIERDDRKARFLVRGMTPAVANGIRRAMIADVPTFSIDTVRFVENSSVMFDEMIGLRLGLVPLTTPLDDFEQGDTVTLSLDVEGPATAYSGDIETSDELVKPAEQNVPVIELKEGQRLQLEADAVLGSGKAHAKHQGGVAVGYRHLHRVEVVGDAGEFEEQEPNVLRGVIEEQAAEHAADESAEDGDLVPTSEFDNDLTKRYPGKDVEVHDVPGAFVFHVETDGSFTVEELVRRAVESISDRAAELEQKVAI, from the coding sequence ATGGCAGAAGATTTCGAGGTCGAGTTCATCGAACGTGACGACCGAAAGGCTCGCTTCCTCGTCCGCGGGATGACCCCGGCAGTCGCCAACGGCATCCGGCGCGCGATGATAGCGGACGTGCCGACGTTCAGTATCGACACCGTCCGGTTCGTCGAGAACTCGTCGGTGATGTTCGACGAGATGATCGGTCTCCGCCTCGGCCTCGTTCCGCTCACGACGCCTCTCGACGACTTCGAGCAGGGCGACACCGTGACGCTCTCGCTCGACGTGGAGGGTCCGGCGACGGCCTACTCCGGAGACATCGAGACGTCCGACGAACTCGTCAAGCCGGCCGAGCAGAACGTTCCCGTCATCGAACTGAAGGAGGGCCAGCGGCTTCAGCTGGAGGCCGACGCCGTCCTCGGGAGCGGGAAGGCCCACGCCAAACACCAGGGCGGCGTGGCCGTCGGCTACCGACACCTCCACCGCGTGGAGGTCGTCGGCGACGCCGGCGAGTTCGAAGAGCAGGAACCGAACGTCCTCCGCGGGGTCATCGAAGAGCAGGCGGCCGAACACGCCGCCGACGAGAGCGCCGAAGACGGCGACCTCGTCCCCACTTCGGAGTTCGACAACGACCTCACGAAGCGGTACCCCGGCAAGGACGTCGAGGTACACGACGTGCCCGGCGCGTTCGTCTTCCACGTGGAGACGGACGGGTCGTTCACCGTCGAGGAACTGGTTCGCCGCGCCGTCGAGAGCATCTCGGACCGCGCGGCCGAACTCGAACAGAAAGTAGCGATATAA
- a CDS encoding 50S ribosomal protein L13, with protein sequence MSLAEFDADVVVDARNCILGRVASEVAQKALAGEKVAIVNAEDTVVTGSEDDVMSVYRKRVEVGSDQGPYYPKRPDRIFKRAVRGMVPYKTDKGREALSNVRVYVGNPFDEDGDVLDDTSLDRLSNIKFISLGEVSENLGANVTW encoded by the coding sequence ATGAGTCTCGCCGAGTTCGACGCGGACGTCGTCGTCGACGCCCGGAACTGCATCCTCGGCCGCGTCGCCAGCGAAGTCGCCCAGAAGGCGCTCGCCGGCGAGAAGGTGGCCATCGTCAACGCAGAAGACACCGTCGTCACCGGCTCCGAAGACGACGTGATGAGCGTCTACCGCAAGCGCGTCGAGGTGGGTTCGGACCAGGGACCGTACTACCCCAAGCGTCCGGACCGCATCTTCAAGCGCGCCGTGCGCGGGATGGTCCCGTACAAGACCGACAAGGGTCGTGAGGCGCTCTCGAACGTCCGCGTCTACGTCGGCAACCCGTTCGACGAGGACGGCGACGTCCTCGACGACACCTCGCTGGACCGCCTGTCGAACATCAAGTTCATCTCGCTCGGAGAGGTCTCCGAGAACCTCGGTGCTAACGTCACATGGTAA
- a CDS encoding 30S ribosomal protein S11, whose amino-acid sequence MSESENTGAKWGIAHVHASFNNTLITVTDQTGAETIAKSSGGAVVKQNRDEASPYAAMQMAEKVAEEVKAAGIEGLHVRVRGPGGNLNKSPGPGAQATIRALARAGLEIGRIEDVTPIPHDGTRAPKNSRL is encoded by the coding sequence ATGAGCGAATCCGAGAACACCGGCGCGAAGTGGGGCATCGCCCACGTCCACGCATCGTTCAACAACACGCTCATCACCGTCACCGACCAGACTGGCGCCGAAACCATCGCCAAGTCGTCCGGTGGTGCCGTGGTGAAGCAGAACCGCGACGAGGCGTCGCCGTACGCGGCCATGCAGATGGCCGAGAAGGTCGCAGAGGAAGTCAAAGCGGCCGGCATCGAGGGCCTGCACGTTCGCGTGCGCGGCCCCGGCGGTAACCTCAACAAGAGCCCCGGCCCCGGCGCGCAGGCGACGATTCGCGCGCTGGCCCGCGCCGGTCTCGAAATCGGTCGCATCGAGGACGTCACGCCGATTCCGCACGACGGCACTCGCGCGCCGAAAAACAGCCGACTCTAA
- a CDS encoding 30S ribosomal protein S13, with the protein MSAEEPQDDAPEEEENLRYFVRIGQTDLDGTKSVERSLSDMKGIGKRTARIVTDAAGVDRTATFGLLDEDEIDAIVDVVENFDDHAPEWMINRRDDFYSGETSHKTGSDLEEKRRHDINRMKMISSYKGVRHKRGQKVRGQRTKSTGRTEGTIGVNVEAIKEEQAAEEEGGEE; encoded by the coding sequence ATGAGTGCAGAAGAACCACAAGACGACGCTCCCGAGGAGGAGGAAAACCTCCGATACTTCGTCCGAATCGGTCAGACCGACCTGGACGGCACGAAGTCGGTAGAGCGGAGTCTCTCCGACATGAAAGGTATCGGCAAGCGCACGGCGCGCATCGTTACCGACGCCGCGGGTGTGGACCGAACGGCGACGTTCGGGCTTCTCGACGAAGACGAGATCGACGCCATCGTCGACGTCGTCGAGAACTTCGACGACCACGCCCCCGAGTGGATGATCAACCGCCGCGACGACTTCTACAGCGGCGAGACCAGCCACAAGACCGGCTCGGACCTCGAAGAGAAGCGCCGCCACGACATCAACCGCATGAAGATGATAAGCTCCTACAAGGGCGTCCGACACAAGCGCGGACAGAAGGTGCGCGGACAGCGCACGAAGTCCACCGGACGTACCGAGGGGACCATCGGCGTGAACGTCGAGGCCATCAAAGAAGAACAGGCAGCCGAAGAAGAGGGTGGTGAGGAGTAA
- a CDS encoding VOC family protein, giving the protein MLTLDHVAFGGTDLDHLRAAAADVGLASEYGGPHGTGTTHMAVLGLPDGSYLEFVAPTADADPEDAGFWPAHLAADAGPAGWCVEVPSVAAAAKTAIDRGIRVDGPHEASRTRPDGTRVEWDMCFEGPAGDERLPFTIADRTPRSYRTTPNADLADSPLAGTAAVVLAVADADESASLLTDRHRLPTPVDATGPFDRFGVCPGAPVALAEVTEDADGGLADRIETVGEGPCAFLLGVDDFEAAAGRFELAATEPFGPDGDRRTAWFDHDAFDGRLGVVELPATT; this is encoded by the coding sequence ATGCTCACCCTCGACCACGTCGCGTTCGGCGGCACCGACCTCGACCACCTGCGCGCGGCGGCGGCGGACGTCGGTCTCGCCTCCGAGTACGGCGGCCCCCACGGCACCGGGACGACGCACATGGCCGTCCTCGGTCTCCCGGACGGGTCCTACCTGGAGTTCGTCGCCCCGACGGCCGACGCCGACCCCGAAGACGCCGGGTTCTGGCCCGCGCACCTCGCCGCCGACGCCGGCCCGGCCGGGTGGTGCGTGGAGGTTCCGTCCGTCGCCGCGGCGGCGAAGACGGCCATCGACCGCGGGATTCGCGTCGACGGGCCGCACGAGGCGTCGCGGACCCGCCCCGACGGCACGCGCGTGGAGTGGGACATGTGCTTCGAGGGGCCCGCGGGCGACGAACGCCTCCCCTTCACCATCGCCGATCGGACGCCCCGGTCGTACCGGACGACGCCGAACGCCGACCTCGCGGACTCGCCGCTCGCCGGGACGGCGGCCGTCGTCCTCGCCGTCGCGGACGCCGACGAGTCCGCGTCGCTCCTGACCGACCGCCACCGCCTCCCGACGCCCGTCGACGCGACGGGACCGTTCGACCGGTTCGGCGTCTGCCCCGGCGCGCCCGTCGCCCTCGCGGAGGTGACCGAAGACGCCGACGGCGGACTGGCCGACAGAATCGAAACCGTCGGGGAGGGGCCGTGCGCGTTCCTCCTCGGCGTGGACGACTTCGAGGCGGCCGCGGGGCGGTTCGAACTCGCGGCGACCGAACCGTTCGGTCCCGACGGCGACCGGCGGACGGCGTGGTTCGACCACGACGCGTTCGACGGCCGCCTCGGCGTCGTCGAACTGCCGGCGACGACGTGA